A single genomic interval of Lathyrus oleraceus cultivar Zhongwan6 chromosome 7, CAAS_Psat_ZW6_1.0, whole genome shotgun sequence harbors:
- the LOC127104427 gene encoding uncharacterized protein LOC127104427 yields MTFPRLHFQGTHDSEAGPSRITHVNDVALDRNCTSPNQRNNTSQSDTDDMDNDEALEDAVISYVNMDARENGALSRRPQESGHAFRAKHNIARNFKNNMMMEKSWLPHPITCRHYNARLFHHESRDMCCNGGNVPFSRVDAPIELQQLFLDGSAEGKHFRQHIRSYNHVLSFTSIGVHVDENILASGRCIYTFRAQGAFYHNMGGFYPNEGVRPRFLQIYIYDTNNELHNRMQENPQLHQNVVHKLQKMLHQFNPFVIRFKKLSILPNISECSLILKERPSNHHQYNLPTAEQVATIIVGCDADSMDYGRDINVIRCDGNLKKVQETKVYYDPFQYLVLFPFGTHGWDINTTNCNGRRVSCRAYYSYMLQILPNDQSMLLNAGRLLQQYVVDNYVKIESGRLRWIKEHQSDIRSELYQGLHDALHVGETNAKNIGKRKILPSPFIGGRRDMTQRYEDGMAIILNGGKPDIFLTMTCNPSWSDITSELLPFQTPQDCPYLLTRIFRSKFEKLKDDVINKGVLGKVKSYMYVTEFQKRGLPHVHMLLVLESNDKLRDLKDYDSMVRAEIPKLECEPQLDEAVVRYMIHGPCGIINRKSPCMKDGHCKKRYPKQFLDETRQGTDSYPEYRRRFDESVSLGKDRFVDNRWVVPYNHWLLLKYDCHINVEICSSIKSIKYLYKYLYKGPDRVAMEVYKGSYMDEVQQYVDARWICAPEALWKIF; encoded by the exons ATGACTTTTCCAAGATTACACTTTCAAGGAACTCATGACAGTGAAGCCGGCCCAAGTAGAATTACACATGTTAATGATGTTGCACTTG ATCGTAATTGCACATCACCTAATCAACGAAACAACACGAGTCAATCCGATACAG ATGATATGGATAATGATGAAGCTTTGGAGGATGCAGTAATATCATATGTTAACATGGACGCCAGAGAAAATGGTGCATTATCACGTCGTCCTCAAG AATCAGGACATGCTTTTCGAGCAAAGCACAATATTGCTcgaaatttcaaaaataatatGATGATGGAAAAATCCTGGTTGCCTCATCCAATTACCTGTAGACACTACAATGCAAGATTGTTTCATCATGAATCACGTGACATGTGTTGTAATGGTGGAAATGTACCATTCTCACGAGTTGATGCTCCTATAGAATTGCAACAATTATTTTTGGATGGTTCAGCTGAAGGAAAACATTTTAGGCAACATATTCGAAGTTATAACCATGTCCTTTCATTCACTTCAATTGGTGTTCACGTTGATGAGAATATTCTTGCATCTGGTCGATGTATATACACATTTCGTGCTCAAGGTGCTTTTTACCATAACATGGGAGGTTTCTATCCAAATGAGGGTGTCAGGCCGCGTTTCTTACAAATATACATCTACGACACCAATAATGAGCTACATAATAGAATGCAGGAAAATCCACAACTGCACCAAAATGTAGTTCACAAATTACAGAAAATGCTCCATCAGTTTAATCCTTTTGTAATTAGGTTCAAGAAACTTTCAATACTTCCAAATATCAGTGAATGTAGCCTCATACTTAAGGAGCGTCCAAGTAATCACCATCAATACAATCTTCCAACTGCTGAACAAGTTGCGACAATTATTGTTGGATGTGATGCAGATTCTATGGATTATGGAAGGGATATTAATGTCATTCGTTGTGATGGAAATCTCAAGAAAGTTCAAGAGACAAAGGTATATTATGATCCTTTTCAATACCTTGTATTGTTTCCATTTGGGACGCATGGTTGGGACATCAACACAACAAATTGCAATGGACGAAGAGTGTCATGTCGAGCATATTACAGTTACATGCTTCAG ATTCTCCCAAATGATCAATCAATGTTGTTAAATGCGGGTCGACTGTTGCAACAATATGTTGTAGACAAttatgtcaaaattgaatcagGGAGATTAAGGTGGATTAAAGAGCACCAAAGTGATATACGTTCTGAATTGTACCAAGGTTTACATGATGCTTTGCATGTTGGTGAAACTAATGCAA AGAACAttggaaaaagaaaaatattgcCATCACCATTTATTGGCGGTCGTCGAGACATGACACAACGTTACGAAGATGGCATGGCTATTATTCTTAATGGCGGTAAACCAGATATTTTTCTAACAATGACATGCAATCCTTCTTGGAGTGATATAACATCAGAACTTTTGCCTTTTCAAACACCACAAGATTGTCCATATTTGCTAACAAGAATATTTCGTTCGAAATTTGAGAAATTGAAGGATGATGTTATTAATAAAGGAGTCTTGGGTAAAGTTAAAAGCTACATGTATGTCACTGAATTTCAAAAGCGAGGACTGCCGCATGTGCATATGTTGTTGGTCTTAGAAAGTAACGACAAGTTGCGTGACCTAAAAGATTATGATAGTATGGTAAGGGCAGAAATACCTAAATTAGAATGTGAACCACAGTTGGATGAAGCTGTTGTACGATATATGATCCACGGACCTTGCGGCATAATCAACCGAAAGTCTCCATGTATGAAAGACGGACATTGTAAAAAAAGGTATCCCAAACAATTCTTGGATGAAACACGTCAAGGCACTGACTCATATCCCGAGTACAGGAGAAGGTTTGATGAGTCTGTATCATTAGGTAAAGATAGGTTTGTCGATAATAGATGGGTGGTTCCTTATAACCATTGGTTACTGTTAAAGTATGACTGTCACATCAATGTAGAGATTTGCAGTAGCATTAAAAGTATCAAGTATCTATACAAATATTTGTACAAGGGCCCTGATCGTGTGGCTATGGAGGTTTATAAAGGATCATACATGGATGAAGTTCAACAATATGTTGATGCAAGATGGATTTGTGCTCCCGAGGCATTATGGAAAATATTTTGA